A stretch of Pseudoliparis swirei isolate HS2019 ecotype Mariana Trench chromosome 14, NWPU_hadal_v1, whole genome shotgun sequence DNA encodes these proteins:
- the mdh1b gene encoding putative malate dehydrogenase 1B isoform X1 encodes MAKFVLAGRSDCPHYARVELLADCLQSSLPDFRITKISILPHEWQEWLDSTCNRNGWIHEGSPMVWRELVDQGGTGMLLGGFSDFLEHCKDYYSVTSDMPADFMLNVAAENLETMMNLVVEEQHRVSLIKPLHIWISSALNPTSSLLIPNLLSAEVFPHVSAISLHLLDLEGNEEGLRWLKMETEDLAHRQLHQVTIHTDLEQAFQEADVILLLDEWWADDSDEEMRRKRKLKAISDRYREYGQLIDTRANKEVKVIVSGNSFVNLRCSLLLDNACSIGSHQFVTMATQLDNEAKAILAKELRVRTSEITNVIVWGNISGSFYIDLQCAMVFNYDGPIKGPAFFSQKVQHILHDRKWLETDFQDLVRCQRAAVSSKSLRAAAMTTANGILAVLKAWDGTCSPDELFSMGVLCPGEYNLPDGVVLSLPVTFTDGKWSALLDLTVGEELRERLQLYANELKQEKALGSENDTIVLNKEDS; translated from the exons ATGGCAAAATTTGTGCTCGCTG GCCGATCAGACTGTCCACATTACGCCAGAGTGGAACTATTAGCAGACTGTCTGCAAAGCTCTCTTCCAGACTTCCGGATCACGAAGATCTCCATTCTCCCACATGAGTGGCAG GAATGGCTGGATTCCACCTGCAATAGAAATGGCTGGATACACGAGGGGTCCCCTATGGTTTGGAGGGAACTAGTGGACCAAGGGGGGACAGGGATGCTCTTAGGGGGCTTTAGTGACTTCCTAGAACATTGCAAG GACTACTACAGCGTCACATCAGACATGCCGGCGGATTTCATGCTGAATGTTGCAGCAGAGAATCTGGAAACCATGATGAATCTGGTTGTCGAGGAGCAGCATCGTGTCAGCCTCATTAAACCCCTGCACATATGGATCAGTAG TGCTCTCAACCCGACCAGCAGCTTGCTGATCCCCAATCTGCTCTCTGCCGAGGTGTTCCCCCATGTTTCCGCAATcagcctccacctcctcgacctgGAGGGGAACGAGGAGGGATTGCGGTGGCTgaagatggagacggaggacctGGCACACCGTCAGCTCCATCAA GTGACTATTCACACAGATCTGGAACAGGCATTCCAAGAAGCAGACGTCATCCTGCTGCTGGATGAGTGGTGGGCTGATGACagtgatgaggagatgaggaggaagaggaagctcaAGGCAATctcagacaggtacagagagtaCGGACAACTGATAGACACAAGGGCCAACAAGGAGGTGAAGGTCATTGTGTCCGGTAACTCATTTGTCAACCTGAGATGCTCCCTGCTTCTGGACAACGCTTGCTCCATTGGCAGCCACCAATTTGTCACCATGGCAACTCAGCTGGATAACGAAGCCAAGGCCATCCTTGCAAAGGAGCTGCGAGTGAGGACTTCCG AAATTACAAATGTCATCGTGTGGGGAAACATCAGTGGGAGTTTCTACATTGACCTGCAGTGTGCAATGGTTTTCAACTATGATGGGCCAATCAAAGGACCAGCTTTCTTTTCCCAAAAAGTGCAACATATTCTCCATGACAG GAAGTGGTTGGAGACAGACTTCCAAGACTTGGTTCGTTGTCAGCGCGCAGCTGTGTCTTCGAAGTCCCTCCGAGCTGCTGCCATGACGACCGCAAATGGGATCCTCGCTGTCTTGAAGGCTTGGGATGGTACCTGCAGTCCGGATGAGCTCTTCTCTATGGGTGTACTTTGCCCAG GCGAGTACAATCTCCCAGATGGCGTCGTCCTCTCGCTCCCGGTAACCTTCACAGACGGTAAATGGTCCGCACTGCTCGACCTGACCGTTGGAGAGGAGTTGAGGGAGAGACTTCAACTTTATGCAAATGAACTAAAGCAG GAAAAGGCACTTGGATCAGAAAATGACACGATTGTGTTGAATAAAGAAGACAGTTGA
- the si:dkey-1h24.6 gene encoding uncharacterized protein si:dkey-1h24.6, with the protein MRACWMLLMLLSCRLSHAAKSQESCACKDQITIVCVPAGGDVLVPCPKLAGEDMIFNLFKDDEVIRNHTCIGDTQASDCKPRYTGAGVKLLENTDNNSFSFTLTGVKAGSYGIYGCEGTRMFPPPFVTSTLWMLLLVEGHQCNFHQDDRTPGHQYNDFLWIWILGLALLGTYSLTITIIILVKWRTSDSQRDYVNTRPKTHKDRRKKRGL; encoded by the exons ATGAGAGCTTGCTGGATGTTACTGATGCTCCTGAGCTGCAGGTTATCTCATGCCGCCAAGTCCCAGGAGAGCTGCGCCTGCAAAG ACCAGATCACGATAGTGTGCGTGCCTGCCGGAGGCGACGTGCTCGTGCCCTGCCCGAAGTTGGCCGGCGAAGACATGATATTCAACCTGTTCAAGGACGACGAAGTGATTCGCAACCACACGTGCATCGGTGACACGCAGGCCTCGGACTGCAAACCCCGGTACACCGGGGCTGGCGTGAAGCTGCTTGAAAACACAGACAATAACTCATTCAGCTTCACGCTCACCGGGGTGAAGGCCGGCAGCTACGGCATCTACGGCTGCGAGGGCACACGCatgttccctcctcccttcGTAACAAGCACTCTGTGGATGCTGCTGCTTGTGGAAG GACACCAATGCAACTTCCACCAAGACGACAGGACGCCCGGACATCAATACAATGACTTTCTCTGGATTTGGATTCTGGGGCTGGCACTTCTTGGCACCTACAGcctcaccatcaccatcatcatcttg GTCAAGTGGAGGACGTCGGATAGCCAGAGAGACTACGTGAACACCAGACCCAAAACACACAAGGACCGCCGGAAGAAAAGAGGGCTTTAG
- the fastkd2 gene encoding FAST kinase domain-containing protein 2, mitochondrial, with product MSVRVSEEVVRWGLRFFLSAKAIKSPSFPNQQLAHIRGSVGSQTCLLDISPVGSVRFYSRGRVHSEAVEEKKRLSSPVGDSALSTETLFDEVGSGQTQKRSPFSDRLQPCGSPSDVLDLTLQYSPSVREVSNCLTHMWSITKKLSDEQRRLELQLMFEHPAFDQFLQKAMKTVEHMRTDDLAYSLLAMVKLGVPQGSRVVQTFLRSCQEKLNDFDEKGLSILASCLEQMEGGTNVGALKEGMRLVVEDRLPGIKNVISLQTMMRLLGKDVPLDLKRKIERKALSMTDNFSLPNTQYMISTMAAMGFYSKPLLDICSKTIRENLNGIPFNRLFKVLHSCRELQYRDLDLLTDVSEYVASILDVWTQKQVVLFLSVFEGLAFCPAPLMEAFVKKVIADPAALTLKDLLCVLKVYSSLNYDLQQQRREFLESLSQALDSYLPKMSGFELLKAVYYFSLLGHFPSAPLEQLLQTSTLEKLNLTAPRFLPNQERMFQTVNLCLALERPPLPEPVAVPPSLLGDPFPSSLPVNPWLSQGLQSVLADRADTTLQEMVVVENFYLIDGVITRPPPSQTSVTEASRCAGEERPPAESGQRIAVISTPLSGLCFGTSHPRGTLAVKIRHLKILGYEPVLITEQELQSEEKRTDFLRGRIFPEYLSSDAEPIGSNGDLEDGRREPHLVQRSEPVQS from the exons ATGTCTGTCCGGGTGTCAGAGGAGGTCGTGAGATGGGGCCTGCGCTTCTTCTTGTCGGCAAAAGCTATCAAATCCCCATCTTTCCCCAATCAGCAGTTGGCACACATTCGAGGCTCAGTGGGAAGCCAGACATGCCTGCTGGATATAAGTCCTGTCGGTTCGGTGAGGTTTTATTCGCGGGGTCGGGTTCACAGCGAGGccgtggaggagaagaagcgtCTCTCTTCTCCAGTGGGAGACTCTGCGCTGTCCACTGAGACCCTTTTCGATGAGGTGGGCTCGGGGCAGACCCAGAAGAGGTCACCTTTCTCGGATCGCCTGCAGCCTTGTGGCTCCCCATCCGACGTGCTCGACCTCACCTTGCAATACTCGCCGAGCGTGCGAGAGGTCAGCAACTGCCTGACTCACATGTGGTCCATCACCAAGAAGTTGTCTGATGAGCAGCGGCGCCTTGAGCTGCAGCTGATGTTTGAGCATCCTGCATTCGACCAGTTCCTGCAAAAAGCCATGAAGACAGTGGAGCACATGCGCACCGACGACCTGGCCTATTCTCTCCTGGCCATGGTCAAACTGGGCGTTCCCCAAGGTAGCCGTGTGGTCCAGACTTTCCTCCGATCCTGTCAG GAGAAACTGAATGACTTCGATGAGAAGGGCCTCTCCATCCTGGCCTCCTGTCTGGAACAAATGGAGGGCGGCACCAATGTCGGTGCACTGAAGGAGGGCATGAG GTTAGTAGTTGAGGACCGTCTTCCCGGGATAAAGAATGTAATTTCTCTCCAGACCATGATGCGTCTGTTGGGGAAAGATGTCCCACTGGACCTCAAGCGGAAAATTGAG AGAAAGGCTCTATCAATGACCGACAATTTCAGCCTTCCCAACACCCAGTACATGATCTCCACTATGGCCGCGATGGGCTTCTACTCCAAACCACTGCTGGATATCTGCAGCAAGACGATTAGAG AAAACCTCAATGGAATCCCCTTCAACAGATTGTTTAAAGTCCTGCATTCCTGTCGGGAGCTGCAATACAGAGACTTAGATCTGCTCACGGACGTTTCAGAATACGTCGCCTCTATATTAGACGTATGGACCCAAAAACAG GTGGTCCTCTTCCTGTCCGTGTTTGAGGGCCTCGCCTTCTGTCCCGCCCCCTTAATGGAGGCGTTTGTGAAGAAGGTGATCGCCGATCCTGCCGCTCTGACCCTGAAAgacctcctctgtgtcctcaagGTGTACTCCTCTCTGAACTATGACCTGCAGCAGCAAAGACGGGA GTTCCTGGAGAGTCTGAGTCAGGCTCTGGACTCCTATCTGCCTAAGATGTCCGGGTTTGAGTTGTTAAAGGCTGtatattatttttctctccTGGGCCACTTCCCCTCTGCACCACTGGAGCAACTTCTGCAGACCAGTACACTGGAGAAGTTAAACTTGACAG CACCCAGGTTTCTCCCGAACCAGGAGAGGATGTTTCAGACGGTGAACTTGTGCCTCGCTCTTGAGCGTCCTCCGCTCCCTGAGCCCGTGGCGGTGCCCCCGTCTCTCCTGGGAGACCCCTTCCCCAGCAGTCTACCCGTCAACCCGTGGCTCTCGCAGGGCCTGCAGAGTGTGTTGGCGGACCGGGCGGACACAACGCTGCaggagatggtggtggtggagaactTCTACCTCATCG ATGGTGTGATAACCAGACCTCCGCCAAGCCAAACCTCTGTGACTGAAGCCAGCCGTTGTGCAGGAGAAGAGCGTCCTCCAGCGGAGAGCGGTCAAAG AATTGCAGTAATTTCCACACCACTCTCTGGTCTTTGCTTCGGCACGTCCCATCCCCGCGGCACTCTGGCTGTCAAGATTCGCCATCTGAAAATCCTGGGATATGAGCCTGTCCTG ATAACCGAGCAGGAGCTGCAGTCCGAGGAAAAGAGGACGGACTTCCTCCGGGGACGGATTTTTCCAGAATACCTCAGCTCAGACGCGGAACCCATCGGGAGCAACGGGGATCTTGAGGACGGACGGCGAGAGCCACATCTTGTTCAGAGGTCTGAGCCCGTGCAATCATGA
- the mdh1b gene encoding putative malate dehydrogenase 1B isoform X2: MAKFVLAGRSDCPHYARVELLADCLQSSLPDFRITKISILPHEWQEWLDSTCNRNGWIHEGSPMVWRELVDQGGTGMLLGGFSDFLEHCKDYYSVTSDMPADFMLNVAAENLETMMNLVVEEQHRVSLIKPLHIWISSALNPTSSLLIPNLLSAEVFPHVSAISLHLLDLEGNEEGLRWLKMETEDLAHRQLHQVTIHTDLEQAFQEADVILLLDEWWADDSDEEMRRKRKLKAISDSHQFVTMATQLDNEAKAILAKELRVRTSEITNVIVWGNISGSFYIDLQCAMVFNYDGPIKGPAFFSQKVQHILHDRKWLETDFQDLVRCQRAAVSSKSLRAAAMTTANGILAVLKAWDGTCSPDELFSMGVLCPGEYNLPDGVVLSLPVTFTDGKWSALLDLTVGEELRERLQLYANELKQEKALGSENDTIVLNKEDS, from the exons ATGGCAAAATTTGTGCTCGCTG GCCGATCAGACTGTCCACATTACGCCAGAGTGGAACTATTAGCAGACTGTCTGCAAAGCTCTCTTCCAGACTTCCGGATCACGAAGATCTCCATTCTCCCACATGAGTGGCAG GAATGGCTGGATTCCACCTGCAATAGAAATGGCTGGATACACGAGGGGTCCCCTATGGTTTGGAGGGAACTAGTGGACCAAGGGGGGACAGGGATGCTCTTAGGGGGCTTTAGTGACTTCCTAGAACATTGCAAG GACTACTACAGCGTCACATCAGACATGCCGGCGGATTTCATGCTGAATGTTGCAGCAGAGAATCTGGAAACCATGATGAATCTGGTTGTCGAGGAGCAGCATCGTGTCAGCCTCATTAAACCCCTGCACATATGGATCAGTAG TGCTCTCAACCCGACCAGCAGCTTGCTGATCCCCAATCTGCTCTCTGCCGAGGTGTTCCCCCATGTTTCCGCAATcagcctccacctcctcgacctgGAGGGGAACGAGGAGGGATTGCGGTGGCTgaagatggagacggaggacctGGCACACCGTCAGCTCCATCAA GTGACTATTCACACAGATCTGGAACAGGCATTCCAAGAAGCAGACGTCATCCTGCTGCTGGATGAGTGGTGGGCTGATGACagtgatgaggagatgaggaggaagaggaagctcaAGGCAATctcagacag CCACCAATTTGTCACCATGGCAACTCAGCTGGATAACGAAGCCAAGGCCATCCTTGCAAAGGAGCTGCGAGTGAGGACTTCCG AAATTACAAATGTCATCGTGTGGGGAAACATCAGTGGGAGTTTCTACATTGACCTGCAGTGTGCAATGGTTTTCAACTATGATGGGCCAATCAAAGGACCAGCTTTCTTTTCCCAAAAAGTGCAACATATTCTCCATGACAG GAAGTGGTTGGAGACAGACTTCCAAGACTTGGTTCGTTGTCAGCGCGCAGCTGTGTCTTCGAAGTCCCTCCGAGCTGCTGCCATGACGACCGCAAATGGGATCCTCGCTGTCTTGAAGGCTTGGGATGGTACCTGCAGTCCGGATGAGCTCTTCTCTATGGGTGTACTTTGCCCAG GCGAGTACAATCTCCCAGATGGCGTCGTCCTCTCGCTCCCGGTAACCTTCACAGACGGTAAATGGTCCGCACTGCTCGACCTGACCGTTGGAGAGGAGTTGAGGGAGAGACTTCAACTTTATGCAAATGAACTAAAGCAG GAAAAGGCACTTGGATCAGAAAATGACACGATTGTGTTGAATAAAGAAGACAGTTGA